From a region of the Tursiops truncatus isolate mTurTru1 chromosome 2, mTurTru1.mat.Y, whole genome shotgun sequence genome:
- the BNC1 gene encoding zinc finger protein basonuclin-1 isoform X3, which produces MLYGTQAIPVRLKILLDRLFSVLKQDEVLQILHALDWTLQDYIRGYVLQDASGKVLDHWSIMTSEEELATLQQFLRFGETKSIVELMVIQEKEEQSIIIPPSTANVDIRAFIESCSHRSGSLPPPVDNGNPGSIHPFENLINNMTFMLPFQFFNPVPPALIGSVPEPYVLEQGQDQSQDPKQEIHGPFPNSSFLTSSSTPFQVEKEQCLNCPGPVTTKEDSAHLSDSSSYNIITKLERTQLSPEGKVKSERNSLGTKKGRVFCTACEKTFYDKGTLKIHYNAVHLKIKHKCTIEGCNMVFSSLRSRNRHSANPNPRLHMPMNRNNRDKDLRNSLNLAASESYKRPGFRVTSPDCRPFPGYAGSGEDSRSQPAFPSIGQNGVLFPNLKTVQPVLPFYRSPATPAELANTPGMLPSLPLLSSSIPEQLVSNEMPFDALPKKKSRKSSMPIKIEKEAVEIADEKRHTLSSDEDMPLQVVSEDELETCSPRSDRAPLGSLGKPGPEGERPCHLKPAIESSGALRQTPEQATYNSERETEQKSVLTVVPRDGEDGGREPHLTPGVEPCVPFPDYVKLQQRLLAGGLLSALSSRGMAFPCFEDSKELEHSGQHTLARPKEENRFQCDICKKTFKNACGVKMHHKNMHAKETHTCTLEGCKATFPSRRSRDRHSSNLNLHQKVLTQEVLESGEDHFRAAYLLKDMAKEACQGVAFTQQASPTSVIFKGTSRMGSLVYPVAQVHSAGLESYTSGLPSEGTILDLSTTSSMKSESSSHSSWDSDGASEEGTVLMEDSDGNCEGASLVPGEDDYPICVLMEKADQSLASLPSGLPITCHLCQKTYSNKGTFRAHYKTVHLRQLHKCKVPGCNTMFSSVRSRNRHSQNPNLHKSLASSPSHLQ; this is translated from the exons GATGCATCAGGAAAGGTGTTGGATCACTGGAGCATCATGACCAGTGAGGAAGAGCTGGCCACCTTGCAGCAGTTTCTTCGTTTTGGAGAGACCAAGTCTATCGTTGAGCTCATGGTAAttcaagagaaggaagagcagtCTATCATCATCCCGCCCTCCACGGCGAACGTAGATATCAGGGCTTTCATCGAGAGCTGCAGCCACCGGAGTGGCAGCCTCCCCCCTCCTGTAGACAATGGAAACCCCGGCAGTATACACCCCTTTGAGAACCTCATAAACAACATGACCTTCATGCTGCCCTTCCAGTTCTTCAACCCCGTGCCTCCCGCACTGATAGGGTCAGTGCCCGAACCATATGTGCTGGAGCAGGGTCAGGACCAAAGTCAGGACCCCAAACAGGAAATCCACGGACCCTTCCCCAACAGCAGCTTCTTAACTTCCAGTTCCACCCCATTTCAGGTTGAAAAAGAGCAGTGTCTAAACTGTCCAGGTCCTGTTACTACAAAGGAAGACAGTGCCCATTTAAGTGACTCCAGCTCATACAACATCATCACAAAGCTCGAAAGGACACAGTTGTCCCCAGAGGGCAAAGTGAAGTCCGAGAGGAACAGCCTCGGCACAAAGAAGGGCCGGGTGTTCTGTACAGCGTGTGAGAAGACCTTCTACGACAAAGGCACCCTCAAGATCCACTACAATGCCGTCCACCTGAAGATCAAGCATAAGTGCACCATCGAAGGCTGTAACATGGTGTTCAGCTCCCTGAGGAGCCGGAACCGCCACAGCGCCAACCCCAACCCCCGGCTGCACATGCCAATGAACAGAAACAACAGGGACAAAGACCTGAGGAACAGCCTGAACCTGGCTGCCTCTGAGAGCTATAAGCGCCCCGGTTTCAGGGTGACTTCTCCAGACTGTCGACCTTTCCCTGGCTACGCTGGTTCAGGGGAGGATTCCCGGAGCCAGCCAGCCTTCCCAAGCATTGGCCAAAACGGAGTGCTTTTTCCCAACCTGAAGACGGTCCAGCCGGTCCTTCCTTTCTACCGCAGTCCGGCCACCCCGGCTGAGCTAGCAAACACACCTGGGATGCTaccttccctccctctgctgtCCTCTTCAATCCCGGAACAACTGGTTTCCAACGAAATGCCATTCGATGCCCTGCCCAAGAAGAAATCGCGGAAGTCCAGTATGCCCATCAAAATAGAGAAGGAGGCTGTGGAGATAGCGGATGAGAAGAGGCACACTCTCAGCTCAGATGAAGACATGCCCCTGCAGGTGGTCAGTGAAGACGAGCTGGAGACCTGCAGCCCCCGGTCAGACAGAGCCCCACTGGGAAGCTTAGGGAAGCCTGGTCCTGAAGGAGAGAGGCCCTGCCATCTCAAACCGGCGATCGAGTCCAGCGGAGCCCTCCGCCAAACCCCCGAGCAGGCCACATACAACTCGGAGAGGGAGACTGAGCAGAAGTCAGTGCTGACCGTGGTGCCACGGGACGGGGAGGATGGTGGCCGTGAACCTCACCTCACCCCCGGGGTGGAGCCCTGTGTCCCTTTTCCTGACTACGTCAAGCTGCAGCAGCGCCTTCTGGCTGGGGGCCTCCTCAGTGCTTTGTCCAGCCGGGGGATGGCTTTTCCTTGTTTTGAAGATTCCAAAGAGCTGGAGCACTCAGGTCAGCACACATTAGCGAGGCCGAAGGAGGAAAATCGCTTCCAGTGTGACATCTGCAAGAAGACTTTTAAAAACGCTTGCGGTGTGAAGATGCATCACAAGAACATGCATGCCAAAGAAACGCACACGTGCACGCTGGAAGGCTGTAAGGCCACATTCCCCTCCCGCAGGAGCAGAGACAG ACACAGTTCAAACCTAAACCTCCACCAAAAAGTGTTGACTCAAGAAGTGTTGGAGAGCGGTGAAGACCATTTCCGTGCAGCTTACTTGTTGAAAGATATGGCTAAGGAGGCCTGTCAGGGTGTGGCTTTCACACAGCAAGCCTCCCCGACATCTGTCATCTTCAAGGGAACGAGTCGGATGGGCAGCCTGGTTTACCCAGTAGCCCAAGTCCACAGCGCCGGCCTGGAGAGCTACACCTCCGGTCTGCCAAGCGAGGGCACCATCCTGGATTTGAGTACTACCTCGAGCATGAAATCGGAGAGTAGCAGCCATTCCTCCTGGGACTCAGACGGGGCAAGCGAGGAAGGCACCGTGCTCATGGAGGACAGCGACGGCAACTGTGAAGGGGCGAGCCTGGTCCCCGGGGAGGATGACTATCCCATCTGCGTCCTGATGGAGAAGGCCGACCAGAGCCTTGCCAGCCTGCCGTCTGGGCTGCCCATAACATGTCACCTCTGCCAAAAGACGTACAGTAATAAGGGGACCTTCAGGGCTCACTACAAAACTGTGCACCTCCGCCAGCTCCACAAGTGCAAAGTCCCGGGCTGCAACACCATGTTCTCGTCTGTTCGAAGTCGAAACAGACACAGCCAGAATCCCAACCTGCACAAAAGCCTAGCCTCCTCTCCAAGTCACCTCCAGTAA